The Synechococcus sp. WH 8101 sequence CGAAGAGCTCAGCCCCGGCCAGTGGGTGGGCCGGCGTCAACTTCTGAAAGCCCTGCTGCAACAAGCCCTGCTCGGCACTGATGTCCGCTCCCGCAGCTGGGTGATCCGTTGCGACAGCAGCTGCGATGAGCAACTGGATGTGCTGCGCGAACTGGGCTTTCAGCCCCTGAAAACCCAGCGCATCTGGAGGCCAGGGAACGCGGATGCCAGTCAGCCTGCAGCTCTCCCTCACACCCCCACTCCCCTGCCGACCACCTGTCAGTGGAGTCCCTTAAACCGGCGCACAGCTCCCCTGCTCTGGCCCCTGGAACAGGCGGCAAGTTCCAGTCACCTGCGCCAGATCATTGATCGACGCTACCCCGATCTCCTGGATCAATCCGGACGTCACACCGGCGTTCTGCTCTGGGACAGCGGTGAAGCATCGGTCGCCATCGCAGGCCTCGTCCGCCAGGAACTGGCGGACGGGTCGTTCGGGATCGAGCTATTGCGGGATGTGGCCTGGGATGAGCGTCTTAGTCAGGCATTGCCGGCCCTGCTGGATCAGCTCCTGACGCAGCGACCAGCCGTCGTCCTCGTGACCGACCAGGCGGACTCGCCCCTGAGCCAGCTGCTGACCACGGGAGGCTGGCACCCCCTCAGGGAGGAACTCCTCCTCGGCCGCAGCCTCTGGCGGCAACACGGACGCAGCCGGGCCGTTCCCCTCACCCATCCGCTCGACACCATGCTCGGGCGCCTGCAGCCCCAGCATCCTCCGCTGCCCACCCCGAGTTTGGGGCGGCGTTGAGCCAGCCGATGGCCAACGCCAGACCACGACCTCGCTCCGGCTTGAGTCTCGATGTGGGCCGCCGCCGCATCGGCCTGGCCGGCTGCGACCCCCTCGGCATCACCGTGCGCCCCCTGGCAGCCCTCCAGCGCCGTCGCTTTCCCGAGGATCTGGCCCACTTGCGCGACCTCTGCCGCCAACGGCGCGTCGAACTGCTGGTGGTGGGACTTCCCCTGGATCGCAACGGAGAGCCCACTGAACAAGCGATGCATTGCAAACGCTACGGCCTGCGGCTGGCACAAGCCCTGCAGCTGCCCCTGGCCTGGATCAATGAACACAGCAGCAGCTGGGCGGCCGGCGAGGCGCTCGGACTTCACGGCGATCGCAGTGGACAGCTCGACAGTGCGGCGGCAGCCCTGCTGCTCGAGCAGTGGCTGCGGGAAGGCCCCGAACCGGAACCGGTGACCGCGGCGGCCTCGGAGCGTGGCACAAGACCCGACGATGCAGGATCCTGGAGGAACAGCGCAAGCCAGACATGAGCGCCAGCGGAACGGGGAACAGCGGTGAGGTCCCGACTGTTCTGGTCAAAGACAGTGGCGGACGGGATCTGCTCTGCTTCCTGGAGCAGCTGATTCCCCTCGATGGGGAGGATTACGCCCTGCTCACTCCGGTCGACACCCCGGTCTGCCTGTTCCGTCTCAAGGACGGCGAGGATCCGGAGCTGATCGATGCGATTGCCGACAGCGAGCCAATCCTTTCCGTGGCCGATGTGGTGCTTCAGGAGCATGACCTCACCCTGGTGCGCTCTGCCGTCACCCTCACGGTGAGCGGCGAACTCGACGAGCCCGACCCGGATGACCTCGACGATGAGGGCGAGGACGACGACGACTCGGAAACCTACGAGCTGCTGGTGAGCTTCCTGGTGGAGGAACAGGAATATGGTCTTTACATCCCACTGGATCCCTTCTTCGTGGTGGCTCGCATGGTCGATGGTGCGGCGGAGCTGGTGGAAGGGGAAGCGTTTGATCGCATTCAGCCCAGGATCGAGGCCGAGCTCGAGGAACGGGAGCTGCCCAACTGATGAGCCACCACTGGCTGCAACCCGACTGGGATCCCGGCGTCACCGTGGCGCAACTGCCGCTGCAGCCCCTGATGCACCGTGGCATCCACGCTCTGCTCCTCGATGTGGATCGCACCCTGTTGCCCGGCCATGACGTGACCCTGCCGGCGCCGGTGCTCACCTGGGCCACCGAAGCGCGCCGACATCTGAACCTGCACCTCTTCAGCAACAATCCCTCACGGCAGCGGATCGGCGCCGTGGCCGACCAGCTCCAGGTTGAGTTCACCAGCGGTGCGGCGAAACCCCGGCGGGCAGCACTCCGTCGTGTGCTGCACCAGCTCCAGCTCAAACCAGAGGAGATGGCGATCGTGGGCGATCGCCTCTTCACCGATGTGCTGGCCGGCAATCGGCTGGGGCTATTCACTGTGTTGGTGCGTCCGCTCCGAGCTGATGGCACACCCTGTCGCCATGACCGGGTGCAGCGGCTGGAGCGGCAGGTCGCCCGTTGGATGGGGGCAGGGCGTCGATGACGCTGCGGGTGGTGAAAGTGGGCACCAGCCTGCTCCGCGGCGACAACGGCTCTTCCACCTCAGCCGTGATCGGCTGGCTGGCTGATGCGCTCGCCGCGAGTCTGATCCAGGGCGATCGCACGGTGCTCGTAAGCAGTGGGGCCGTGGGCCTGGGCTGCCGGCGCCTGGGGCTGAGCCATCGCCCCGACAACGTGGTGGCCCTGCAGGCGGCCGCAGCCGTAGGCCAGGGACACCTGATGGGCCTCTACGAAGAAGCGATGGCCCGCCATGGTCAGCCCGTGGCGCAGGTGCTGCTCACCCGCTCCGATCTCGCCGACCGACGCAGCTACCGCACCGCTTCAGCCACCCTGCACCAGCTTCTCGACTGGGGTGTGCTGCCGGTGGTCAACGAGAACGACACCGTGTCCTCAGCGGAATTGCGCTTCGGCGACAACGACACCCTCTCGGCCCTGGTGGCGGCGGCTGTGGAGGCCGATGAGTTGATCCTGCTCACGGATGTGGATCGTCTCTACACCGCCGATCCCCGCACCGATGCCAATGCCCATCCGATCACGGATGTGCACCATCCCGCCGAGCTGGCCCGCCTTCAGGATGGGGCCGGTGATGGCGGCCGCTGGGGAACCGGAGGCATGACCACCAAACTGGCAGCCGCACGGATCGCCACGGCCAGCGGCATCACCGTGCACCTGGCCGATGGCCGGCAACGCGAGGTGCTCGAGAAACTGCTCAGCGGTGGCCGGGGCGGCACCGTGTTCCATCCCCACCCCGAACCGCTGGGAAACCGTAAAAGCTGGCTCGCCCATGCCCTTCGGCCCCAGGGGGATCTCAGGCTCGACAACGGTGCCTGCAACGCTGTGGAACAACGCGGCGCCTCTCTACTCCTGGTGGGGATCACCGCCGTGGAAGGCCAGTTTGCCGCCAACCAACCGATCCGACTGCTCGCAGCCGATGGTCGGGAAGTGGCGCGTGGGTTGAGCTCATGGAGCAGCGAAGCGCTTCAGCGGGCCCTGACCCAGGCCCCAGCCACCGCCAGCGGCTCCCCCGTTGTGGTGCATCGCGATGCCCTCGTGCTCACCACGCCTACGATCCGCCCGCAGGACACCTGAATCATGCGTTTCAGTCAGTTGGTTGCGGCGCTGCAGGCGGGCGAGGCCGGCCTTCTCCGCCACGGACTCGGGTGCGACCCTCAGTTGCACTCCGCTGCCTCCCTCGAGAAGGCCACGGCCGATCAACTGAGTTTCCTGGAGCCTGGCAATGCTCTGGTCCAGGCGCTGGCCAGCAGTGCGGTGGGAGCCGTTTTGCTCCCGGATCAGGACGAGCTGGTGCAGCAGGCGCAATCGCGCCAGCTGGCCTGGGCCGTGTGCAAAGACCCGCGCCTGGCCTTCGCGGAATCGCTCGAGCAACTCCATCCAAGGCGTCTTCCCCAGGCGGGCATCCACCCCACGGCGGTGATCGGTGATCGCGTCGAACTCGGTGCCGGTGTCTCGATCGGCGCCCATGTCTGCATCCAGGACGGCAGCCGGATCGGCAGCCAGAGCGTGATCCACCCCGGTGTGGTGATCTATGACGACGTGGTGGTGGGCGAGCGCTGCGAAGTGCATGCCAATGCCGTGTTGCACCCCGGCTCTCGCCTGGGGAACCGTTGTGTCGTTCACTCGAACGCCGTGGTGGGATCGGAGGGGTTCGGCTTCGTGCCCACTGCCCGCGGCTGGCGCAAGATGCCCCAGACCGGCCTGGTGGTGCTGGAGGAGGGCGTCGAGGTGGGCTGCGGCAGCACGATCGACCGCCCTGCCGTGGGCGAAACACGCATTGGTGCCGGCACCAAGATCGACAATCTGGTGCAGATCGGCCATGGCGTGGAAACCGGTCGAGGTTGTGCCCTGGCCTCCCAGGTGGGCATCGCCGGCGGTGCCCGCCTCGGGGATGGCGTGATTCTTGCCGGCCAGGTGGGTGTGGCCAACAGAGCGGTGATCGGCGACCGGGCCATCGCCAGCTCCAAGAGCGGCATCCACGGAGAGATCGCTGCGGGGGAGGTCGTGAGCGGCTACCCGGCGATCCCCAACCGCCTCTGGCTCCGTTGCTCCGCCGCCTTCAGCAAATTGCCCGAACTGGCGAAACAGCTCCGGGAGCTCAAGCGTGCCCAGGAGACGGGAACCACCCCTCAGTAGTCTCGCCGCGTCAGGTCTTGGCTCTGGTTCCATGCGTCACCATCGCGTTGTTCTGCTGCCCGGTGACGGGATCGGTCCGGAGATCACGGCGGTCGCTCGAATGCTGCTGGAGGCCGTGGCGGCAAGGCACGGTTTTGCGATCCAGTTTGATGAGCAGTTGATCGGGGGGGCCGCGATCGACGCCACGGGTGTCCCCCTGCCTGAAAACAGCCTCGAGGCCTGCCGCGGCGCCGATGCGGTGTTGCTCGCGGCAATCGGCAGCCCCCGTTTCGATGCCCTGCCCCGAGAGCAACGCCCGGAAAGCGGTCTCCTCGCCCTGCGCTCCGGCCTGGGACTGTTTGCCAACCTCAGACCGGTGAAGATTGTTCCGGCCCTGAGCGCCGCCAGCAGCCTCAAAACAGAGGTGATCGAAGGAGTCGATCTGCTCGTGGTGCGCGAACTCACCGGTGGCATCTATTTCGGTCAGCCCAAAGGACGGGTGACGGCCGATGGAGAGGAGCGGGGCTTCAACACCATGACCTACTCCGCCTCCGAAGTCGACCGGATCGCCAGGGTCGCTTTCGAGCTAGCGAAAGAGCGCCGCGGCCAACTCTGTTCGGTGGACAAGGCGAATGTGCTGGATGTGAGTCAGCTCTGGCGCGACCGGGTCGAGGCCATGGCTGCCGCCCATCCGGAGGTCAGCGTGAGCCATCTCTATGTCGACAACGCCGCCATGCAGCTGGTGCGCGATCCGCGCCAATTTGATGTGCTGCTTACGGGCAACCTGTTCGGCGACATCCTCAGCGATGAAGCGGCGATGCTCACCGGCTCAATCGGCATGCTGCCCTCCGCTTCCCTCGGCAGTGAAGGGCCCGGCCTGTTTGAACCCGTGCACGGCTCAGCGCCTGACATCGCTGGTCAGGACAAGGCCAATCCAATGGCGATGGTGCTGTCTGCCGCCATGATGCTGCGCATCGGTCTGAAGGAGACGGAGGCTGCCGATGCGCTCGAAGCGGCGGTGGACCGGGTGCTCGCTGCCGGTTACCGCACCGGAGACCTGATGGCCGAGGGCTGTACACCCCTCGGCTGTCGTGCCATGGGTGAACAGCTGCTGGCCCACTGCAACGGTTGAGGCCATTGGCATTCCCGGCCCAGTCACCACGGTGCCGGTCCGCTGACCTGCCAAACTCTTCCAGCCTGCTCAGCCTGCGTCGATGTCGAAGCGTCACCCCGTTGTCGCCGTTACAGGGTCCTCCGGTGCCGGAACCAGCACTGTCAAAAGGGCCTTTGAACACATCTTCGCCAGGGAGAACATCACCCCGGCCGTGGTGGAAGGTGATAGCTACCACCGCTTCGAGCGCACAGCGATGAAGGAAGCCATGGCGGAGGCCATGGCGAAGGGCGAAAACTTCTCCCACTTCGGGCCGGAGGCCAATCTCTTCGACAAGCTCGAAGAGCTGTTCCGCATTTACGGCGAGAGCGGTGGTGGTCAGAAGCGCTACTACCTGCACAGCCCCGAGGAAGCGGCTGAGCACAACGCTCGCCTGGGTACCGATCTGGCCCCCGGTCAGTTCACCCCCTGGGAAAACATTCCCGCCGGCACCGACCTGCTCTTCTACGAAGGCCTGCACGGCGGTGTGCAGGGTGATGGCTACGACGTGGCTGCCCTCGCCGATCTTCTGGTGGGTGTGGTGCCGATCACAAACCTGGAATGGATCCAGAAGATCCACCGTGATAACGCCGAGCGTGGTTATTCGGCGGAAGCGATCGTTGACACGATCCTGCGCCGCATGCCCGACTACATCAATCACATCTGCCCGCAGTTCAGCCGCACGGACATCAACTTCCAGCGTGTCCCCACCGTGGACACCTCGAATCCCTTCATCTGCCGGAACATCCCGACGCCGGATGAAAGCTTTGTGATCATTCACTTCCGCAAGGGAGCCCGGGAGAAGTGGGGAATCGACTTCCCTTACCTGCTGAGCATGATCCACGATTCCTTCATGTCCAGCCCCACCAGCATCGTGGTGAACGGCGGCAAGATGGGCTTCGCCATGGAGCTGATCCTCACTCCGATCATTCATCGAATGATCGAAGAGAAGCAGAAGCTGGCCTGATTCATTTCCAGGCAGGAGCTCTATCGTGGGTCCATCTGAGCAATCAGGTGGGCCCATTTCCATTTCGCCGCCATCCTTTCTGATCAGTGGAGCCGGTGCCCCCATCGGTTCAACGCCGCGATGGGATCGGGTCAACAGCCAAGCGCTGATTGCCCTCGCTAGACAGATCTATTTCCGTTATCTCAGCGAAGCAACGCGAAGCCAGGAACCCAGTGGTGTGGTCGTCTGCCAGCGGAGCGGTGAAGGCCGG is a genomic window containing:
- the ruvX gene encoding Holliday junction resolvase RuvX, which codes for MANARPRPRSGLSLDVGRRRIGLAGCDPLGITVRPLAALQRRRFPEDLAHLRDLCRQRRVELLVVGLPLDRNGEPTEQAMHCKRYGLRLAQALQLPLAWINEHSSSWAAGEALGLHGDRSGQLDSAAAALLLEQWLREGPEPEPVTAAASERGTRPDDAGSWRNSASQT
- a CDS encoding DUF3727 domain-containing protein, yielding MSASGTGNSGEVPTVLVKDSGGRDLLCFLEQLIPLDGEDYALLTPVDTPVCLFRLKDGEDPELIDAIADSEPILSVADVVLQEHDLTLVRSAVTLTVSGELDEPDPDDLDDEGEDDDDSETYELLVSFLVEEQEYGLYIPLDPFFVVARMVDGAAELVEGEAFDRIQPRIEAELEERELPN
- a CDS encoding YqeG family HAD IIIA-type phosphatase, with protein sequence MSHHWLQPDWDPGVTVAQLPLQPLMHRGIHALLLDVDRTLLPGHDVTLPAPVLTWATEARRHLNLHLFSNNPSRQRIGAVADQLQVEFTSGAAKPRRAALRRVLHQLQLKPEEMAIVGDRLFTDVLAGNRLGLFTVLVRPLRADGTPCRHDRVQRLERQVARWMGAGRR
- the proB gene encoding glutamate 5-kinase, with amino-acid sequence MTLRVVKVGTSLLRGDNGSSTSAVIGWLADALAASLIQGDRTVLVSSGAVGLGCRRLGLSHRPDNVVALQAAAAVGQGHLMGLYEEAMARHGQPVAQVLLTRSDLADRRSYRTASATLHQLLDWGVLPVVNENDTVSSAELRFGDNDTLSALVAAAVEADELILLTDVDRLYTADPRTDANAHPITDVHHPAELARLQDGAGDGGRWGTGGMTTKLAAARIATASGITVHLADGRQREVLEKLLSGGRGGTVFHPHPEPLGNRKSWLAHALRPQGDLRLDNGACNAVEQRGASLLLVGITAVEGQFAANQPIRLLAADGREVARGLSSWSSEALQRALTQAPATASGSPVVVHRDALVLTTPTIRPQDT
- the lpxD gene encoding UDP-3-O-(3-hydroxymyristoyl)glucosamine N-acyltransferase, with amino-acid sequence MRFSQLVAALQAGEAGLLRHGLGCDPQLHSAASLEKATADQLSFLEPGNALVQALASSAVGAVLLPDQDELVQQAQSRQLAWAVCKDPRLAFAESLEQLHPRRLPQAGIHPTAVIGDRVELGAGVSIGAHVCIQDGSRIGSQSVIHPGVVIYDDVVVGERCEVHANAVLHPGSRLGNRCVVHSNAVVGSEGFGFVPTARGWRKMPQTGLVVLEEGVEVGCGSTIDRPAVGETRIGAGTKIDNLVQIGHGVETGRGCALASQVGIAGGARLGDGVILAGQVGVANRAVIGDRAIASSKSGIHGEIAAGEVVSGYPAIPNRLWLRCSAAFSKLPELAKQLRELKRAQETGTTPQ
- the leuB gene encoding 3-isopropylmalate dehydrogenase, whose amino-acid sequence is MRHHRVVLLPGDGIGPEITAVARMLLEAVAARHGFAIQFDEQLIGGAAIDATGVPLPENSLEACRGADAVLLAAIGSPRFDALPREQRPESGLLALRSGLGLFANLRPVKIVPALSAASSLKTEVIEGVDLLVVRELTGGIYFGQPKGRVTADGEERGFNTMTYSASEVDRIARVAFELAKERRGQLCSVDKANVLDVSQLWRDRVEAMAAAHPEVSVSHLYVDNAAMQLVRDPRQFDVLLTGNLFGDILSDEAAMLTGSIGMLPSASLGSEGPGLFEPVHGSAPDIAGQDKANPMAMVLSAAMMLRIGLKETEAADALEAAVDRVLAAGYRTGDLMAEGCTPLGCRAMGEQLLAHCNG
- a CDS encoding phosphoribulokinase, with the protein product MSKRHPVVAVTGSSGAGTSTVKRAFEHIFARENITPAVVEGDSYHRFERTAMKEAMAEAMAKGENFSHFGPEANLFDKLEELFRIYGESGGGQKRYYLHSPEEAAEHNARLGTDLAPGQFTPWENIPAGTDLLFYEGLHGGVQGDGYDVAALADLLVGVVPITNLEWIQKIHRDNAERGYSAEAIVDTILRRMPDYINHICPQFSRTDINFQRVPTVDTSNPFICRNIPTPDESFVIIHFRKGAREKWGIDFPYLLSMIHDSFMSSPTSIVVNGGKMGFAMELILTPIIHRMIEEKQKLA